A single region of the Silene latifolia isolate original U9 population chromosome 8, ASM4854445v1, whole genome shotgun sequence genome encodes:
- the LOC141596935 gene encoding receptor homology region, transmembrane domain- and RING domain-containing protein 2-like, translating into MRSDMGNGIWSIILLFCSCLIMMVSSSFALVDLEGGDFQYTFDDVEANFAPPVKTGGICGKLYIAEPLDACSPLTNIVDHGGNYSAPFALIIRGGCGFEDKVRKAQKAGFEAAIIYDNEDDGILIAMAGNSAGIRIHAIFVSKATGETLKTYAGLDYELWIIPNESSAWSIMVISFISLLAMSAALAVYFFVKRLRVRRERPEARIREFHGMSDRLVKAMPSLIFTTVTEDYCTSSTCAICLEDYVVGDRLRVLPCRHKFHAQCVDFWLCTWRTFCPVCKRDAKSSNDEPPASESTPLLSSNPSSIASSPSSSFRSRSSAIRINSPSPRTHATPLNHSIPSSPQIPRHSDPLHHQHFPSMSVSRSSMDLRNLSSQRLLASQFFSPNSLSRSPLVPGPLRSFHHQNPPSMSVSRSSTDLRNMSSQRSLASQLISPHSMGYPSASPFQTRYMSPYIPSPSVGSPASYLGSSVRHQNALHHSESATSFSPYASAQSLPGCD; encoded by the exons ATGAGATCTGATATGGGTAATGGAATTTGGAGTATAATTTTGTTGTTTTGTTCATGTTTGATCATGATGGTTAGTTCATCCTTTGCTCTTGTTGACTTGGAGGGTGGTGATTTTCAATACACTTTTGATGATGTTGAAGCTAACTTTG CACCACCAGTGAAAACTGGCGGTATATGCGGGAAACTGTACATAGCTGAGCCTCTTGATGCATGTTCTCCATTGACAAATATAGTTGATCATGGTGGTAATTATAGTGCTCCATTTGCGTTAATAATAAGAGGTGGTTGTGGCTTTGAGGACAAAGTTAGAAAAGCACAGAAGGCCGGGTTTGAAGCTGCAATTATCTATGACAATGAGGATGATGGTATATTAATTGCGA tGGCAGGAAATTCTGCTGGAATAAGGATCCATGCCATATTTGTTTCCAAAGCAACTGGAGAAACCCTAAAGACCTATGCTGGCCTTGATTACGAATTGTGGATAATACCAAATGAAAGTTCTGCATGGTCGATAATGGTAATTTCATTCATATCTCTACTGGCGATGTCTGCAGCGCTGGCCGTTTATTTCTTTGTTAAGCGGTTGCGCGTAAGACGTGAGAGGCCTGAAGCCCGTATTCGAGAATTTCATGGAATGAGTGATCGTTTGGTTAAAGCTATGCCAAGTTTAATATTCACAACAGTAACAGAGGACTATTGTACATCATCAACATGTGCCATATGCCTTGAGGATTACGTTGTTGGGGACAGGCTTAGGGTTCTGCCGTGCCGTCACA aatttcatGCACAATGTGTGGACTTTTGGCTTTGTACATGGAGAACATTTTGTCCCGTCTGCAAGCGTGATGCAAAATCTAGCAATGATGAACCTCCAGCTTCTGAATCCACACCATTACTATCATCCAACCCATCATCTATTGCTTCTTCTCCATCGTCTTCATTTAGATCTCGTTCCTCAGCCATTCGAATAAACTCACCAAGTCCACGAACCCATGCAACTCCCCTTAATCACTCTATCCCAAGTAGTCCCCAAATCCCCCGTCATTCAGACCCATTACATCATCAACATTTCCCCTCAATGAGTGTGAGTCGAAGCTCTATGGATCTTAGGAATTTGTCTTCTCAAAGATTGCTAGCTTCTCAATTTTTCTCTCCTAATTCTCTTTCAAGAAGTCCTCTAGTCCCCGGCCCTTTACGTTCATTTCATCATCAAAATCCCCCTTCGATGAGCGTGAGTAGAAGCTCAACAGATCTTAGGAATATGTCTTCTCAAAGATCACTAGCTTCTCAGCTTATATCTCCTCATTCTATGGGCTACCCGTCTGCATCACCTTTCCAAACTCGATACATGTCACCATATATTCCAAGTCCTAGTGTTGGTTCGCCGGCAAGTTATCTTGGGTCTTCTGTAAGACACCAAAATGCATTACACCATAGTGAATCGGCAACAAGTTTCTCTCCATATGCTTCTGCACAATCACTTCCTGGGtgtgattga
- the LOC141596937 gene encoding subtilisin-like protease SBT5.6, with protein sequence MKRSPCSKLIIISLVIFSIATISVISVIMAENTQSSSSSSTSSTAVYIVYTEEPAGGADPNSFHLSTLSSLLGCEEAAKNSLIYVYKNAATGFSAKLTPEQVSQLEKHPGVLQVVKSKPVKLHGGGGAKNMKN encoded by the exons ATGAAGAGAAGTCCATGTTCAAAACTGATAATCATATCACTTGTAATCTTTTCAATTGCAACAATTAGCGTGATATCTGTGATCATGGCGGAAAACACacaatcttcatcatcatcatcaacatcatctaCTGCTGTTTACATCGTGTACACGGAGGAACCAGCAGGTGGCGCTGACCCCAATTCCTTCCATCTTTCTACCTTATCTTCTCTTCTTGGCTG TGAGGAGGCTGCAAAGAATTCCTTGATTTATGTCTACAAGAATGCAGCCACTGGGTTCTCGGCCAAGTTGACTCCTGAGCAAGTATCACAGCTTGAAA AACATCCTGGAGTGCTTCAGGTTGTCAAGAGCAAACCTGTTAAGCTACACGGAGGTGGTGGAGCCAAGAACATGAAAAATTGA